One window of the Colletotrichum lupini chromosome 9, complete sequence genome contains the following:
- a CDS encoding CFEM domain-containing protein, whose product MASQPRCACGAIIVLDAAIAIHENDLFSFNNNARQAKNAPIGVDSHPLLAKAEAPTSPLPALSHLSRSWGIVFAADVMVDTSIVSVDYVDSYNTENPTLPRMQCGIPTIEVSECPIKDHCVLWCEPRRKPLSCTMKASFLPLLLTGLTGLASAASIADAPQCAVSSILRLFHEFLAGLISCALSALPQSPCTISNQTCLCVDPTFNRLVGDCVKDACTIKEALAVTNLTWSSCGFPLTDRTSTARYTTIFLFILPVVFMAIRLSARFMRLAPWGAEDTAICIAFVCVPVQRSKRVQEYRSIGLEVQFDRGI is encoded by the exons ATGGCCTCCCAGCCACGCTGCGCCTGTGGCGCAATTATCGTCCTCGACGCAGCCATAGCCATACACGAAAACGATCTGTTTTCTTTCAACAACAATGCACGCCAGGCCAAGAACGCGCCCATTGGCGTTGACAGCCATCCCCTACTCGCCAAAGCTGAAGCGCCCACAAGCCCTTTGCCCGCCCTTTCCCACTTGAGCCGATCTTGGGGGATCGTCTTTGCCGCTGATGTG ATGGTAGACACTAGCATTGTTTCCGTCGATTATGTAGATTCGTATAATACCGAGAATCCCACGCTGCCACGCATGCAATGTGGGATACCGACAATAGAGGTTTCAGAGTGCCCGATCAAAGACCACTGCGTTCTCTGGTGCGAACCAAGAAGGAAACCCCTGAGCTGCACCATGAAGGCTTCTTTCCTCCCTTTGCTCTTGACTGGGCTAACAGGGCTGGCCTCAGCCGCCTCCATTGCTGACGCTCCTCAGTGCGCTGTAAGCAGTATCCTACGACTTTTCCACGAGTTTCTCGCGGGCTTG ATATCCTGCGCTCTTTCGGCTCTTCCCCAATCACCTTGCACTATCTCGAATCAAACATGTCTTTGTGTCGATCCGACTTTCAACAGGCTTGTTGGCGACTGCGTAAAAGATGCGTGCACGATAAAGGAAGCATTGG CTGTTACAAACTTGACGTGGTCGTCCTGCGGGTTTCCCCTGACTGATCGGACGAGTACGGCGCGATACACGACAATCTTTTTATTCATCCTACCGGTGGTTTTCATGGCAATCAGACTGTCGGCCAGGTTTATGCGTCTTGCGCCCTGGGGCGCAGAAGATACAGCAATATGTATCGCTTTTGTATGCGTGCCAGTCCAACGTTCCAAGCGCGTTCAAGAATACAGgtctatcggattagaagtccaattcgaccgcggcatatag